From the Phyllobacterium sp. T1293 genome, the window TATCGGCCGCCATTTGAGCGGCCTTTTTCATATTGAAAGGCCACCAATCAATGGCACAGCCTACGACCATCAAGGGCGGCAAAGTTCGCGTCTTCATCGGCAACAACGCAACGCCAATCGTGTATACCGCTCCTTGCGGCTTCACATCTAAATCCATCACGCTTTCAAAAGGCCTTGAAGAGGTTCGTCTGCCTGATTGCGCCAATCCTGACAAGGTTGATTGGCTCGGGCGTGACGCTACGAGTCTTTCGATGGCTATTTCAGGTGAAGGTGTATTGACCGCAGAGTCGGTGGATACCTGGCTTTCAGCGTTTGAAAGTGTCGATTCAGTCAATGCAAAGGTCGAGTGGGAGTTTCCTGCAAAACTGATTACATGGACCGGCAAAATGCACGTTGAAACCATTGAGGTCGGCGCTCCTAACGGTC encodes:
- a CDS encoding phage tail tube protein, whose protein sequence is MAQPTTIKGGKVRVFIGNNATPIVYTAPCGFTSKSITLSKGLEEVRLPDCANPDKVDWLGRDATSLSMAISGEGVLTAESVDTWLSAFESVDSVNAKVEWEFPAKLITWTGKMHVETIEVGAPNGQRATQTVSLQSDGEMVRVTT